In the genome of Pseudomonas sp. HS6, one region contains:
- a CDS encoding urea transporter, which translates to MPANHFNTHCPDWAEALLNGFSQIFLQRHPLCGLLCLLAILFTAPVLFAGALLGAVAGLLTAQRRNYAKADRQAGLFSYNGVLVGLLLSLYFPWSPMLPPLILAAGGLSAMITQQWLKRARLTEYLPAYTAPFVLLSWVFLCFAEPSTPAPALELNTLNLLGAALKGFGQVMFLDHPLAGGLIAVGLLIADRRAFAWALLASVIGLGSSLLHHDSQVALLGLGGYNAVLAALAFSAQRQQPWLPLFGIGLAPLLTPLFSAIGLATLTAPFILACWLLRTGIRLMHQPQISAAPCANGENQPRLR; encoded by the coding sequence ATGCCTGCCAACCATTTCAACACCCACTGCCCAGACTGGGCCGAAGCGTTGCTCAACGGCTTCAGTCAAATCTTCCTCCAGCGCCATCCGCTGTGTGGACTCTTGTGCCTTCTGGCCATTTTATTCACCGCGCCGGTGCTGTTCGCCGGCGCGCTGCTCGGCGCGGTCGCCGGTTTGCTCACCGCGCAACGGCGCAACTATGCCAAGGCTGATCGCCAGGCCGGGCTGTTCAGCTACAACGGCGTGCTGGTCGGCCTGTTGCTGAGCCTGTATTTCCCCTGGTCGCCGATGCTGCCGCCGCTGATTCTGGCGGCCGGCGGTCTGAGCGCGATGATCACGCAGCAGTGGCTCAAACGCGCACGCCTCACCGAGTACCTGCCCGCCTACACCGCGCCGTTCGTGTTGCTGAGCTGGGTGTTCCTGTGTTTCGCCGAGCCTTCGACGCCGGCTCCGGCGCTTGAGCTGAACACCCTGAACCTGCTCGGTGCCGCCCTGAAGGGCTTCGGTCAGGTGATGTTCCTCGACCATCCGTTGGCCGGTGGATTGATCGCTGTTGGGTTGCTGATCGCTGATCGCCGGGCCTTCGCCTGGGCGCTGCTGGCTTCGGTCATTGGTCTGGGTTCCAGCCTGTTGCACCACGACAGCCAGGTCGCGCTGCTGGGTCTGGGTGGCTACAACGCCGTGCTCGCCGCCCTCGCCTTCAGCGCCCAACGCCAGCAACCGTGGTTACCATTGTTCGGCATCGGCCTGGCGCCGCTGCTGACGCCACTGTTCAGTGCCATCGGTCTTGCGACCCTCACGGCACCGTTCATTCTCGCCTGCTGGCTGCTGCGCACCGGCATTCGCCTGATGCACCAGCCGCAGATCAGCGCCGCGCCTTGCGCTAACGGGGAGAATCAACCTAGGCTGCGCTGA